CCATGCGGTTGTGCATAACGGCGGCCACCGTTTCCCGCTCCTGGGGGGCCTGTACTTCCCGCTCCACCAGGGAAGCCAGCGTCATCACCTCATGCAGGCTCAGGCCCAACTCTTGGGCTCGCTCCCGCATTTCTGCGGTGAAGACTTCTTCCATGCGGGTTTGCATGCGGCTCAGGATGGTTTCGGCTGAGACACCTTCGTCAAACTCGTAGGTGTCGGGGAAAAGATACCCCTCCATTGCGTAGCGCATTTCAGGATGAGTTTGTCCCATGGCCGGCTTTGCTTCTCCGGCCAGGTCCATAAACTCATCGGCATCTGCCAGGCCACGGTCTTCCAGGCGTTGGGCTATTTGTTCCAGAGTGAGCCCTTCCGGGATGGTAACGGAGACAGTGGGACGGTAGACGTTGCCTGCAGACAATTCCGCCAGGATTTCATCCATATCCATGCCGTAGCTTAGCAGGTAGTTTCCTGCTTGCAGGCCTTGGTCCATGCCTTGGAATTTGGCGTAGAAGCGAAAAACGGTGGCGTTTCTCACCAGGCCTTCCTCTTCCAGAATATTGGCGATGCGAGTGGATGAAGAGCCCTGGGGAATGGAGACCAATATTTGCTCTTCCGCCATGGCCGGCACATCCACCGGTTGCAGTAAGGTATTAAGTTGAAAGGCCAATAAGCCAAACGCCACGGCCAGCAGGACTAAAAACCCTCCTGCCAACCGCAGCGAAGTGCGCATCATCATCATGATTCCTCCGGGGAGTCAGTGTCTATTCTTCTTCAGCCTCAATGCCGGTCATCTCTTCCCAGGCCTGGGCTACAGATTCCCATTCGTCATCGTCTTCCACCACAGTCAGCGTCTGTTCTCCTTCCGCTTCATCGATGCGGAAGATTACCGCTTCCTGTTCCTCAGACTCACTGTTAATCAGTCCTTCTTCGGTGGGAACCAAAATGGCATACTCATTTTCATTGACGGGGATGATGTCCAAAACCATGAAACTGTGTTCCTGCCCGTCCTCATCTACAAGCGTGACAATATCATCACGGGTTTCCTCTGTCATTCTATTATACACCTCTTCCTTCTTTAGAGTAAACGTCTATATTCTTGACAAAATTTCCTGTTTTTATCCATTTTTACTTTCCCGGGTTCGCCTGCAGATAGTTTTGTAAAATCAGCACCGCCGCCATTTTATCTATCACTTTTTTCCGTTTGGCGCGGCTCATGTCTGCCGACAAAAGGGTCCGCTCCGCCTCCATGGTGGTGAGGCGCTCGTCCCACAGTTTGACGGGCAGATTAAGCTCTGCTGACAGCTTGTCGGCAAACTCCTCCGACAGTTTGGCCCGGGGCCCCACGGTGTTATTCATATTTTTGGGATATCCCACCACAATCAGGGAAACTTCATATTCTGCCACCAGTTCCCGGATTCGTTTCAGGTCATTTTCCCAGGTAGTGCGTCGGATGACTTCCAGGCCCTGCGCCGTCCAACCCAGCGCATCACTGGCCGCCACACCGATGGTGCGGTCCCCCACATCCAATCCGAGAATTCGCATGTATTCACCTCAGGTGTTAAGATTAAGCCTGATTGTCCAGCTGCTTAAGATAAGTGCCCACCACTTCTTCCAGCAGCTCATCCCTTTCCAGTTTGCGGATTAGCACACGGGCGTTATTGTGGCTTGTGATATAGGCCGGGTCGCCGGACAGAAGATAGCCCACAATCTGGTTAATGGGATTATAACCCTTCTCCTTTAATGCACCGTACACAATGGCAAAAACATCCCTTGCCTGATACTCCTCATCTTCGGTTGTCCGCTTGAATTTCATGGTCTGGTCAAATGAATTTTCCATACCTTCACCCCCCGGCTTTGTTATTGTTATAATTCTATCTTGCCCGGTAATTTCCTTTTATTTCTTTTGGTTTTCAACCAAACTATCAACTTTCTCCAAAGCCGATTCCAGTTTATCCGGATCTTTGCCGCCGGCCTGGGCCATATCGGGTCGGCCGCCGCCGCCGCCGCCGGTCAGTTTGGCCACCTCGCCCACCAGCTTACCGGCATGGTATCCGGCCTTTACCAAATCATTTGTTACAGCACCTACTAACAGTACTTTTCCTTCCGCTGCGGCTCCCAGAATAATGATGCCGGAGCCCAGTTTATTCTTGAGGCGGTCGGCCATTTCCCGCAGGGTTTCCATGTTGCCGGCGCTGACCCGGGCACTTAGGACAGGCACACCGCTTTTTTGCGATACTTCAGAGAGCAATCCGTCCACTTCCATCCCGGCCAGTTTCAGCTGCAGACGCTGGTATTCCCGCTGCAAATCCTTAAATTCGGCCTGCAGTCCGGAAATTCTTTCGGGCAGTTGCTCGGGGGAGGACTTAAGCTGTGCGGCGCATTGCTCCAGAAGCTGGTTGCGCTGGGCAAACCACCGGTAGGCGGCTGCTCCGGTCAGCGCTTCGATACGGCGCATACCGGCCCCGATGCCGGCCTCGGAGACGATTTTTAAGAGGCCGATTTCCCCGGCGCTTTGCACATGGGTTCCGCCGCAAAGTTCCATGCTGTAGTCGCCTACACGTACTATGCGCACCGCATCACCGTATTTTTCATCAAAGAGGGCGGTGGCCCCCATGTCTTTGGCTTCATCCAGGCTGGCCAGTGTAACGGAAACCGGCTCATTGGCCCAGATTTTCTCGTTTACCTTCTGCTCCACTTCCGCCAGCTGCTCCGGAGTAGCGGCGCTTAAATTGGTAAAGTCAAAACGCAGGCGATCCGGTGTCACCAGCGACCCGGCCTGTTTGACATGTTCACCCAAAACCTCCTGCAAGGCGGTGTGAATCAGGTGTGTGGCCGTATGGTTGCGGCAGATGGAACTGCGGCCGGGCGCAAATACTTTACCCTTTGCCGCATCTCCCACGCTGACGGTACCCTGTTTAATACTGCCGCGGTGAATCACCTGTTCAAAGGGAGTCATCACCGTGTCGGTTACTTCCATGGTCCCGCCGTCGGTGATAATAATACCGGTATCGCCGGCCTGGCCGCCCCGCTCACCGTAGAAAGGCGTCACGCTAAGCACCACTTCCGCTTCATCACCTTCGGAGACGGCACTTGCCGGTTGGCCGTCTTTTAAGATGGCCAGCACCTCGCCCTCAGCTTCCAGAGAATCGTAGCCGGTGAACTCGGTGGTCAGCTGGCGCAGGGACTCATAGTCGGTGTCATCCTTGCCAAACACGCTGGCGCCGCGGGCGCTTCTGGCCCGCTCCCGCTGCGCTTCCAGTGCTTCCTGATACCCTTCTTCATCCAGAATAAGTTTATTTTCAGCAAGGATTTCCTTGGTCAAATCAATGGGGAAGCCATATGTATCATAGAGCTTGAAAGCGGCATCGCCGGGCAGTACACCGCGCGGCCCTGCTTTGTGCATCAGCTCATCTAGGATTTTCATCCCCTGTTCCAGGGTTTCATGGAACCGCTCTTCCTCCAGACGAACCACTTTTTGGATATATTCACGGCCTTTGGCCAACTCGGGATAGAATTCGCCGTATTCATCCACTACCAGGTTAACGGCGTTGTGCAAAAACGGTTCACCCACACCCAAAATTTTTCCGTGGCGAACAGCGCGGCGCAAAAGACGGCGCAGTACATAGCCGCGGCCTTCATTGCCGGGCAGGATACCGTCACCCACCATAAAAGAGATACCGCGCAGATGCTCGGTTATAATGCGCAGGGAAGTGTCTTTCTCCTGGTCTTTGCCGTACTCTGTTTTTGTCACTTTGCTAAAGTGGTCCAACAGGGGACGGACTGTGTCAATTTCAAATAGGTTGTTTACGCCCTGCAGCACCACAGCCAAACGCTCCAGGCCGGCCCCGGTGTCAATGTTTTTCTGTGTCAGCGGCACATATTCACCGCTTTCGGTGCAGTTAAACTGGGTAAATACCAGGTTCCATACTTCCAGAAAGCGGTCACAGTCGCAGCCCACTTCACAGTTGGGCCTGCCGCAGCCACGGTCTGCTCCCAGGTCATAGTAAATCTCAGAGCAGGGTCCGCAGGGGCCTTGTCCGATTTCCCAGAAATTATCTTCCTTGCCCAGGCGGAATATCCGCTCCGGAGCAATGCCCACTTTTTTATGCCAGATATCATAGGCTTCGTCATCGTCCAGATAAACACTGACATACAGCTTGTCCTCCGGCAACTTATAACCGGTGGTTACCAACTCCCAGGCCCAGAGAATTGCTTCTTCCTTAAAATAATCCCCAAAAGAAAAATTGCCCAACATTTCAAAGAATGTGGCGTGACGGGATGTGCGGCCCACCCGCTCAATATCCGGGGTGCGTACGCATTTCTGACAAGTGGCCACGCGGGGTTTGGGGGGCGTTTTTTCTCCCGTAAAATAAGGCTTGAGCGGTGCCATGCCGGCACCTACCATCAACAATGTTGGATCATTTTGCGGTATTAAAGAAAAACTGGGTAAAACCAGATGTTCTTTACCTTTGAAAAATTCCAGGAATGTGGAACGGATTTCTTTGGACTTCATGCCAAAACCTCCCTGCTTCGTTTCACAAACCATTATATAAGAGGAAAGTGAACAATGTCAATAAAGCGCGGACTTCTGCCCATTCTGGTGCATTGAGTTTTTAGCGATTGGCGGCCAAATCGATGGCGTGTTTAAAAAAGATACGCACCATAGCCGCAAAGGGAACGGCAAATATTAACCCAACCAGGCCAAAGAACCTTCCGCCCACGATGAGCACAAAGATAACAATCAGCGGGTGCAGGCCCAGGCTGCGCCCCAAAATTTGCGGGGTTATGAACTGACTTTCAATCTGCTGCACAATAACTATCACCACCACCACCTGCAAAGCCAGGGCCGGTGAATGCAAAAGGCCGATGAGGACTGCCGGTACGGCGCCGATTAAGGGGCCGAAGTATGGAATGATATTGGTCAGCCCGGCAATAATGCCCAAAAGGAGGGAAAAGTCCACTCCGATTATTGTAAGCCCCACATAGGTCAAGAGCCCTACCAGAAAGGAAATTAAAAGCATGCCCCGAAAATAGGCTCCCAGAGTGCGGTCCATCTCACTGCCCATGGAAGCCACCCATTTACGGTAGCGACTGGGAAAGAGCATGACAAAGGAGCGTTTAAGGCTTTCCATATCCCGCAAAATGTAATACACCAACAGAGGGATAATCAAGATAGTAAAGGTGTGGGCAAACAGGCTAAGGACAGTGCCTGTGACCCGCTCCACCACATCCTGCAGGTTTTCCTGCAGGGCCACAATGTTTTCGTCCAATACCAGGCGGATGTTTTCCGGCATATTAATGCGCTGGTAATCCGACTGCAGATGTAAAAGAAAACTTTGCACATGCCGGGTATAATCAGGAATTTTCTCGCCCAGTTTCTGCAGTTCCAAAAGCAGAGTGGGAATGGTGGAGATACCGATTAAAAAAATGGTGGAAAAAAAGACAGCATAAATAAGTAAAATCCCCAGATGTCGCGGAATGCGGCGATTCTCCAGGAACTCTACCAGGGGGTTTAAGATATAGGCCAAAATAATTGCCAGAAAAAACGGCAGCAGAACCAAAAATGCCGCCGCTCCCACTCTGTAGAGCCAATACAGCAGCAGAAAAATCAGTGCAGCGGCAACACTAATGACTCCGTAGCGCACATAAATGCTATGATGCTTATGGTTTTTATCCACGCCACTTCCCCCTATCTGCTTAATTCTTATGCGGGGAAGCAGGGGTCAATTCAGCTAACCCAATAAATTTTCTTCCACCGCCTGTCCATCCTGTGCCAGTTCATTCAATGAAACCAGCGTCCCCTCTTCATCCACATAGTAGGCGGTGAATCCCTCCTGTCCCTGCATTGCAAATTCATGCAGACAGTTCCAGCAGTAATATTGCTCCGTCCCTACTTTTCCTGTATCAATGCTGCCACATAGCGGACAATGCATAATCTCACCTCGTTTCGTCACGAATAATAAGCACATCTTCACCAATGTTTACGTCCATGGGCGGCTCCATTACCTGGCGGCCCTGCAGGATATCATCGATTAAGCCGGCGGACAAACGCCACCCGGCAACACGTCCCGTTTCTTCTTCAAACAAGATGTCTTCCACCACGCCCAGTTCGGATCCGCCGTAGGAAATAACCCGCATCCCCAGCACACGGCGGGTGGGATGTCCTTCTATTTGCGGCGGGTCACCGGCAGGATTGCCGCCTTCCCGGCTAACCAGGATGGCATCGCTACCCATGCTCAAAATGTCACGGTAGGAAAACACACGGCGGTGAGGCAGCCAACCGCTGCCTTCGGCCACAAAGGCCACCACAGAGGCGCCTTTTTCATCAAGAAGCCATTCTCTTAGCTTCCCCAGTTCCCGTCCGCTGGCTGCATGGATGACGGGGAGCCCCGCTGTTTCCCGGGAAAAGCGCACCGCGCCACCTCCAATGGCATTATTATTGCCCGTTAACATAATCATTATTCAGCTGGTGTAGTTCTCCAAGAGGCTCAGCATTTCCTGAATATCCTCAAAAGGAACGCCTTCTTCCAGCTGCGGACGCAAATCATCACGCACCTCATATTCGGTTATATCCTGTAAAACTCCGTCAGGCGGGGTACCCTGAAAGATAGCTATCCGGTCATTATGAATGCCCAGATAACCCCTAAACATCATTTCCCGCTCAGAATAGCCGCCTGGATCTTCTATGGCTTCCTGCATATTAACATAAAAGTCCGGGTCTGCCGGTTGTGGAGCCACATAAGGCAGCTGATCATCAGGCGGTGGCTGCCGGGTCACCACCTGCAGTGAAGCGTAGCCGACCAATCCGCCCAGCATAAAAACGGCAATCATCTTCAAAATGGTACCTATTGTTTTGGATACCACTGAAAAAACCCCCTTTCACGGTTGTTAATACTAAATTTCCCGTGCAGGGGGCGTTTATGCAAGAACTTATTCGTTTTCCAACTCCGCCATCACTTCGGAAGGCACATCCAGATTGGTGTAGGCATTTTGCACATCATCATGGTCTTCCAGAGCCTCAATGAGCGCCAGAGCTTTTTTAGCCCCTTCCACATCCGGCACCTCCACCGTGGTTTCGGGAATCATGGTGATGGCAGCTTCCCCGAAGCTGATACCCTCTGCTTCCATTTTTTCTTTTACCGCTTCAAAGTCATCGGGACGGGTGTAAATCTCAAAGGCATTTTCTCCGGCCTCAAAGTCTTCAGCACCCGCATCCAAAGCCAGAAGCATTAACTCATCTTCATCATGGCCCTCTTTGGACACCTCCAGATAACCGCGACGGTTAAACATCCAGGCCACACAGCCTGTTTCCCCCAGGCTGCCGCCGCTTTTGGAGAAAATATGGCGAATTTCACCGGCGGTACGGTTGCGGTTATCGGTGAGGATTTCCAACATCACCGCGGTACCCGCCGGGCCGTAGCCCTCGTAGATGATTTCCTCGAAATTGGTGCCTTCCAATTCACCGGCACCTTTTTGGATGGCCCGCTGAATATTGTCGTTGGGCATATTAACCGAACGCGCTTTCTGCAGCGCCAGGCGCAGGCGGAAGTTATTGTTGGGGTCACCGCCACCCTGTCGTACTGCTGCCATGATTTCCTTGGAAATTTTGGTGAAAACCTTTCCTTTTTGCGCGTCTACCCGTGCTTTTCTGTGTTTGATATTGGCCCATTTGGAATGGCCGGCCATCACAATCCCTCCCGTTTTAAAGCCTGCCCAGCTCTACCATGACGCATGCCCTCTCTGCTTCAATGTTATTTTCCTCAGCCAGAGCAAACGCTTCCCGGCAATCGGCACCGGGCTGCATCCAGACATATTTTATCCCTTCTTTTGCACACTGGGGGATAATGCTGGTGGTAACCTCCGGTGGAACCACACAGTTTACCACCTCCGGCACCTCCGGCAGCGAAGCCAGGTCTGCATACACCGGGTCACCGTCCAACTCAGACAGATTGGGGTTGACGGCATAGACGGTGTAGCCTGCATCTTTTAGTCTTTTGTACACCCTATACCCGAATTTGCGCTTATTCTTGGAAACGCCCACCACAGCCCAGCTTTTCTTGTCCAGCATAGTACGCACAGACATTTCACTACCTCCAGTATGCCTTGTTTATTTTAACACGATTACATTTCCCGGACAATAATTGCTTATCTTCCCGGTAAATTTGCTTTGGTGCCATTATACTACGCACAATTTTGCAAGTTATTAAAAAAACCTTGCTCTTTTTAGAAAAAAATAGCCGCGCTGAAATTAAAGCGCGGCTGCAGGATTTATTAGCGGTATAGTTCCTGATAGTTGCGGTAAGAGCCAATTACACGCTGCAAAAATATTCTGGTTTCGCCAAAGGGTATCTGCTCCCGATCCTCATAGCGGCCGGTCCAGACATCGTCTCTGAGCCAGGAGGCCACTTTTCCCCGTCCGGCGTTGTATGAAGCAATCACCAATTCGTGTCTGCCGTCAAACTCTTTGGCCAGGTTGGCCAGATACCAGGTGCCCAGTTGGATATTTATTTCCGGGTCCAAAAGCATTTCATCGGTGAGATTGATTATGCCTACCTGAGGGGCAATCCACTGGGCGGTAGACGGCATCAGCTGCATTAAGCCCAGTGCTCCCTTGCGGGAGACCGCATCGGCATTGAATTTGCTTTCCTCACGGATTACAGCAGCCACCAACAGGGGATCCACCCTGTATTCGGCGGCATACTCTTCAATTATTTCCCGGTACGCATAGGGGTAAGAAAGCCGGCGAAATTGCGGTGTGCGCATTACAGCGGCTATTAGTAAAAGAAAAACCAGGATAACAAAAAGCATGCGCAACCATTTAATATTTTGGGTCATCAACCACACTCCTGCAGCAGGATCTGCCATACTTTTAAAACCTGGGCCTTTGTCTCCGGTAATGTTTTGTCATTATCAATGACAAAATCGGCACGAGCCACTTTTTCCGACAGAGGCATCTGAGCCTCAATGCGCAAACGGGCCTCCTCCCGGGTCAGACCGGAGCGCTGCATGAGCCGGGACCGTTGAGCAGCGGGGCTTGTGGTCACCACGATGACCCGGTCAACATCCCGTTCAAACCCGGCCTCATATAACAGGGGCACCTCCACCAAAGCAACACAGGAACCCTGGTCCCGGGCCCGGGCCAGCTCCTCCCGCAGCAGCGCCCGCACCGGAGGATGGGTCATCCCGTTTAATACCTGACGCATTTGGGGGTCGGCAAAGATAATATCTCCCAGTTTTTTGCGGTCCAACTGCCCGCTCTTTTCCAGTATATCATCGCCAAAATAGCGCACAATGGCTTCCCATGCCGGATTACCCGGCTGAACTACTTCCCGCGCCAGTTGATCCGCATCAATGCGGTAGGCGCCTAAATCAGCAAACATTCCGGCAACGGTGGATTTACCTGTGGCAATTCCGCCGGTCAGCCCCACAACAAGCATAGTCCCACTCCTCTCCAATCTTTATTATAACAGAAAAAAAGAACCGCTCACAAGCAAGGAGCGGTTCAAGAGGAGGAGTATTGGCTACGCGATTACTGTATACTTGTTGGACTTGTATACAGCATCTGCGATGTCACGCTTAAGCTGGAATACATTGTCCTGCTCATAGCGGGTCAGTTTACGCAGTACGGAGAACAGGGTCCGCTTGGTGTCCCCTTCTTCCATGGCGGCAATAACTTCCTTGGCCCAGGCATCAAACTTGGGTACCAGATCACTTACGTAGCAGGAAGTCATCTTAACAGCCAGAGCAGCAGCTTCTTCGCCCTGCTTGGCAGCAATTTTGCGGGCTCTCAGCATGGCGCTTTCCGCACTGAAGACCTCATCAACCATGTCCGCCATTCTGCCCAGGATTTCCTGTTCCTTAATCAGTTTTTCCCCGTATTTCTGAGCGGCGGTACCGGATACCAGCAAGAAGATCTTCTTGAAGTTTTCAATGGCCTGCTCTTCTTTGCCCAGCAGTTCATCGGAATCTTCGGGCATGGAGGGCATCAACAGCTCCTCCTGCAGCTTCATGGCCGCTTCAATGAGAGGAATCTCGCCTTTCTGAGCTTTGCGCAGCAGGGTGGCGGGGATAATCAGACGGTTAATTTCGTTGGTGCCTTCAAAGATACGGTTAATGCGGCTGTCACGGTAGATCCGCTCCGCCGGGTACTCTGAGCAATAGCCGTAGCCGCCCAGAATCTGCACGCACTCATCGGCCACAAAATCCAGAGCTTCCGAACCCACAATCTTAACGATGGAGCACTCGGTGGCATATTCCTGAATGCCTTCCGATACTTTCTGGCCCGCATCTTCGGCGTCCATATCCAGATTTTCCACCAGAGAGTTAATCAGTCCGCCGGTGCGGTAGCAGATACTTTCGGTGATATAGGTGTGAATGTTCATATCGGCAATCTTATTTTTAATCATGCCGAACTTGGCAATGGGCAGGTTAAACTGCTGACGCTCCTGAGCGTAAGCAGAAGCCACTTCCAGGGCATACTTGGCGGCACCGGAGCAGCCCACACCCAGCTTGTAGCGGCCGATGTTTAAGATGTTAAAGGCAACCTGATGGCCTTTGCCGATCTGGCCCAGCACGTTTTCCACCGGCACCTTGGCGTCTTCAAAAATAACAGAAGCGGTGGAGGAGCCTTTAATGCCCAGCTTGTGCTCTTCTGCACCGATGGAGACACCGGGGGTATCACGGTCCACGATAAAGGCGGTGAACTTTTCGCCGTCAATTTTGGCATAAGCAATGATCACATCGGCCCAGGCGGCATTGGTGATAAACTGCTTGGAGCCGTTTAAGACATAGTGTTTGCCGTCTTCGGTGAGCACAGCCTTAGTTTTGGCGTTCATGGCATCGGAGCCGGCATCCGCTTCGGTGAGAGCGTAGGCGGCAATTTTCTGGCCGCTGGCCAGGCCCGGGAGGTACTTCTTCTTCTGTTCTTCATTACCGAAGAACAAGATGGGCAGGGTGCCGATTCCAGTGTGGGCGCCAAAGGCCACGGAGAAGGAACCGCCGCGGGAAACCTGCTCGGTGATAATCAGAGAGGTGATTTTGTCGGCTTCGGAGCCGCCGAACTTTTCCGGGATATCACTGCCCAAAAAGCCCAATTCACCCATCTGCTTCATCAGGCCGGTGGTAACCCCTTCTTCCATTTTCTCAATTTCTTCGGAAGCGGGCATTACCTTTTCCTTGATAAAGTTTGCCACAGTGTCGTTTACCATCTTATGAAAATCGTTATAATCCTCCGGTGTAAAGACCTGCTCCGGATCGGTTTTGGAAATCAGAAACGAACCGCCTTTAATTAAATCAGTCATTTATTAAACCTCCTTCAACCTCATTTATAGTCGTTCAATGATGCCGGCAGCACCCATGCCGCCGCCGATACACATGGAAACCAGTCCGTAGCGCGCATTACGGCGCTCCATCTCGGACAACAGTGTCACCGTCAGCTTGGAACCGGTACAGCCCAGCGGATGGCCAAGAGCAATGGCTCCGCCGTTAACATTAACTTTCTCCGGATCCAGCTCCAGGGTACGCACCACAGCTAACGCCTGTGCGGCAAAGGCTTCGTTTAATTCAATAACATCCAGATCATCTTTTGTGAGGCCGGTTTGGGCCAAAACCTTGGGAATGGCGGCAACGGGACCAATACCCATTACATCCGCTTCCACACCGCCCACCGCATAACCGCGGAATACGGCAATGGGCTTAACACCCAGCTCTTCAGCCTTCTCTCTGGACATTACCAACACCGCTGCTGCCCCGTCACTGGTCTGTGAGGAGTTACCCGCCGTTACAGAGCCGCCCTGCATAAAGGCGGGACGGAGTTTAGCTAGTTTTTCTGCAGTGGTCCCGGGCCTGACACCATCATCCATGGTAAAGGTACCCTCTTCCACCACCAGCCGACCCTTGGCGTTAAAGTATTTCTTTTTCACCGGGACCGGAACAATTTCATCATTGAACTTCCCGGACTTAATAGCTTCTTCGGCCAGGCTGTGACTACGCTCTGCAAACTGGTCCTGGTCTTCCCGGCTGATATTATACCGCTCGGCAACCCTTTCTGCCGTCAGTCCCATATTCATATATGCCTGTGGGTAATCGTTCATCAGTGTGGGGTTGGCCGCCATTTTGTTGCCCCCCATGGGCACGGCGCTCATACTTTCCACACCACCGGCAATTACCACATCTGCCATTCCCATGCCGATTTTTGCCGCAGCCAGCGCAATACTCTCCAGGCCTGAAGAACAGAAACGGTTTACCGTCATCCCTGAAACTTCAGCGGGAAGCTTTGCAATCTGTGCCGCAATCCGGCCCACATTCATCCCCTGTTCCGCTTCCGGAAATGCACAACCGAGGATAATGTCATCTATTTTCTCTGCAGGCACGCCGGAGCGTTTGATTACTTCCTGCAAAACCAGTGCTGCCAAATCATCGGGCCGTGTATCTTTGAGCCCACCGCGCTTTGCTCTGCCCACCGGTGTGCGGACCGCAGCGACAATCACCGCTTCTTTCATCTCTATCCCTCCTGTCTTTAAATTCTCAAATTAGTTACGCAACGGTTTTCCGGTTTTCAGTATATGGGCCATCCGCTGCTGGGTCTTTGGCTGCATGCAAAGCTCAACAAATACTTCACGCTCCAAATCCAACAGATACTGCTCAGTGACCCAGGTGTTGGCATCCACATTGCCGCCACACATAATGTAGGCCAGTTTCTCCGCCAGGAAGGCATCGTATTCAGAGATCTGACGCCCTTCCTTCATATTGAAGATACCTGCCTTGATGGTGCCCAGGCCGTTTTCGCCGATAACACGGATCTTACGGGTTTGCGGCGCTTTATAACCTGCCCGCGCCATGCCCAGTACGGCCTGTTTGGCATCAAAAATGCGGCGGTCCTGGTTGACCACAACCTGGTCTGTGGGACGCATATAACCCAGATTTTGTGCTTCCTTGGCACTGGTGCCTACTTTGGCCTGTGCCACCGTCATGAAAGCGCTGATAACCATTTGTGTTAAATCAACATCTTTATTATCCATGTGTGCTTCTGAGCTGCGCAGTACCATTTCCTTGGTACCGCCGCCGGCAGGGATTACCCCCACACCC
The sequence above is a segment of the Dethiobacter alkaliphilus AHT 1 genome. Coding sequences within it:
- a CDS encoding thiolase family protein, with translation MKEAVIVAAVRTPVGRAKRGGLKDTRPDDLAALVLQEVIKRSGVPAEKIDDIILGCAFPEAEQGMNVGRIAAQIAKLPAEVSGMTVNRFCSSGLESIALAAAKIGMGMADVVIAGGVESMSAVPMGGNKMAANPTLMNDYPQAYMNMGLTAERVAERYNISREDQDQFAERSHSLAEEAIKSGKFNDEIVPVPVKKKYFNAKGRLVVEEGTFTMDDGVRPGTTAEKLAKLRPAFMQGGSVTAGNSSQTSDGAAAVLVMSREKAEELGVKPIAVFRGYAVGGVEADVMGIGPVAAIPKVLAQTGLTKDDLDVIELNEAFAAQALAVVRTLELDPEKVNVNGGAIALGHPLGCTGSKLTVTLLSEMERRNARYGLVSMCIGGGMGAAGIIERL
- a CDS encoding CoA-binding protein gives rise to the protein MSVRTMLDKKSWAVVGVSKNKRKFGYRVYKRLKDAGYTVYAVNPNLSELDGDPVYADLASLPEVPEVVNCVVPPEVTTSIIPQCAKEGIKYVWMQPGADCREAFALAEENNIEAERACVMVELGRL
- a CDS encoding acyl-CoA dehydrogenase family protein, translated to MTDLIKGGSFLISKTDPEQVFTPEDYNDFHKMVNDTVANFIKEKVMPASEEIEKMEEGVTTGLMKQMGELGFLGSDIPEKFGGSEADKITSLIITEQVSRGGSFSVAFGAHTGIGTLPILFFGNEEQKKKYLPGLASGQKIAAYALTEADAGSDAMNAKTKAVLTEDGKHYVLNGSKQFITNAAWADVIIAYAKIDGEKFTAFIVDRDTPGVSIGAEEHKLGIKGSSTASVIFEDAKVPVENVLGQIGKGHQVAFNILNIGRYKLGVGCSGAAKYALEVASAYAQERQQFNLPIAKFGMIKNKIADMNIHTYITESICYRTGGLINSLVENLDMDAEDAGQKVSEGIQEYATECSIVKIVGSEALDFVADECVQILGGYGYCSEYPAERIYRDSRINRIFEGTNEINRLIIPATLLRKAQKGEIPLIEAAMKLQEELLMPSMPEDSDELLGKEEQAIENFKKIFLLVSGTAAQKYGEKLIKEQEILGRMADMVDEVFSAESAMLRARKIAAKQGEEAAALAVKMTSCYVSDLVPKFDAWAKEVIAAMEEGDTKRTLFSVLRKLTRYEQDNVFQLKRDIADAVYKSNKYTVIA
- a CDS encoding lytic transglycosylase domain-containing protein, with amino-acid sequence MTQNIKWLRMLFVILVFLLLIAAVMRTPQFRRLSYPYAYREIIEEYAAEYRVDPLLVAAVIREESKFNADAVSRKGALGLMQLMPSTAQWIAPQVGIINLTDEMLLDPEINIQLGTWYLANLAKEFDGRHELVIASYNAGRGKVASWLRDDVWTGRYEDREQIPFGETRIFLQRVIGSYRNYQELYR
- the coaE gene encoding dephospho-CoA kinase (Dephospho-CoA kinase (CoaE) performs the final step in coenzyme A biosynthesis.) — its product is MLVVGLTGGIATGKSTVAGMFADLGAYRIDADQLAREVVQPGNPAWEAIVRYFGDDILEKSGQLDRKKLGDIIFADPQMRQVLNGMTHPPVRALLREELARARDQGSCVALVEVPLLYEAGFERDVDRVIVVTTSPAAQRSRLMQRSGLTREEARLRIEAQMPLSEKVARADFVIDNDKTLPETKAQVLKVWQILLQECG